In the genome of Alphaproteobacteria bacterium, the window CTTTTCGTTTTTAAGAAAGAGGCTTTCTTTTGAGCCGCGATTATTGAGATAATGAATGGGAGCAAAAAGAAGAGAGCGAAGAAGTTTTGGAAAAAAGCGATCTGTGAAGGCGTTAGGTCTTGTGATAAGTTCTTCACAAAGATGTTGATAATTGAAAAGCAAGCCATAGAAAGACAAATCCAAAACATGCCTTTAACAGGAGAGTGAATGCGACCAGTTTGCAGATTTTGTGTTGGGTTTGACATTATTTTGCCTATAGTGAGGTATCAGCTCTTTTCCTTGTCTTAAAAAAGTATTATAAAGGATAAAGCTTAAATTTTGCAAGAGAAAACAATCAAAAATGGCGGATACCATGGCATTTATTAAAAAGAAAGAAGAAAAAATGACCAAATCATATAATACATTGATCATCGAAACAATTAACCAACATGTTGGTTTGATTCAATTAAACCGTCCTCAGGCTCTCAATGCCCTTTGTGATGAGTTGATGGAAGAGCTCTCAGAGGTGCTTAAGGTGTTTGAAGCCGATCCTGCGATTCGTGTAATGGTTCTAATGGGCAGTGAAAAAGCCTTTGCCGCAGGTGCTGATATTAAAGAAATGGCCGGGAAAAATTATGTAGATGCTTATCTGAATAATTTCATCAGAGGCTCATGGGCGAATGTTGCTGATTGCCGTAAGCCAGTCATCGCTGCTGTTTCAGGCTATGCTTTGGGTGGTGGATGTGAACTTGCGATGATGTGCGATTTTATCATTGCAGCAGATAATGCAAAATTTGGTCAGCCGGAAATTACCATTGGCACCATTCCCGGTGCAGGTGGCACACAAAGACTCACGCGCTTTGTTGGTAAATCAAAGGCGATGGAAATGTGTCTAACGGGCCGAATGATCGATGCAACTGAGGCAGAGCGCTCAGGTCTTGTGAGCCGTGTTGTGCCACTTGCGGATTTGCGGAGTGAGGCTATTTTAGTTGCTGAAAAGATTGCATCATTCTCAATGTTGCCTGTCATGATGATCAAAGAATCAGTGAATCGTGCTTATGAGACAACGCTTGAGGAAGGGCTGAATTTTGAGGCGCGTAACTTCCATGCAACCTTTGCAACAAAAGATCAAAAAGAAGGCATGGCAGCTTTTGCAGAAAAGAGAAAACCTCAATTTAAAGATCAATAATATCTATTCGCAAAGGATTTAAAATGACAAAATCAATTTCAATGGTTCAGCTTTCAAAAGATTTTCCTGATTTCAAAGGGCTGCTCGGTGTGCCTGATCAAGAAAATGCTCCAGGTCTTTTGATCATACAGGAAATTTTTGGGATCAATCATGTGATGCATGAACTTGTGGAACATTATACATCGCTTGGATATTTAACACTCTGTCCTGATTTGTTCTGGCGCTTTCAGCCAGGCATTGTTCTTGATGATCGTATTGCAGAAGATTGGAAAGAGGCCAGCCACTATTATCAGCATTTTTCTGTGGATCAAGGCATTGAGGATTTAAAAATCGGTCTAAACTATCTGAAAAATCATGACTCTTGTTCAGGAAAAGTGGGTTCAGTTGGATTTTGTTTGGGAGGACGCCTTGCCTTTTTGATGTCAACCAGAAGTGATGTTGATTGTAGTGTGAGTTACTATGGTGTTGCCCTTGATCAGAATTTAAATGAGGCAAGCCAAATCAAGAACCCTTTGCTTTGTCATTTGGCTGAACTTGATCAGTTTGTGCCCGCAGTTGTTCAGACTCAGATTCTCAAGTGCTTTGCGGGTAGTCGATTGGTGACGTGTCTTCAATATAAGGGAATGGATCATGCCTTTGCTCGGAAAGGTGGTAGTCACTATAATCAGCAAGAAGCCGAGAGAGCAAATCAAATAACGCAGACATTCTTGCAGACTCACTTAAGATAGGTGTGAGAGACTGCTCTGAAAATTGTCTACTGTCACTCAGAGGGCCCAAAGGACCCGTGGAGTCTCTAGAATTTCTCAACAGAAATTGTACTAAGTTTCTGATTTAATGAGATTCCACGTCGCCTAACGGCGACTCTGAATGACGGAGCTGGTTATTGTTTCTCTTGCATTATGAGTTTTGCAGCAGTCTCGTGTGAATGATCAAAAAAAACCGGAGCATAGCTCCGGCAAGTTTAACAGGGAGGTCTCAATTCAAAGCCTGATGGCCTTGCAAAAGAGATGATATTGGGAAATCCCAATATCATATTAAATTTATGCTAAAAAAATCACAATGTCAAGGGGAAAAATGTTCTTGGACATTTTTGCAGGTGAAGCCTCTGTCTAAGCCATGAGATGGTGAATCTACGCAATAGTCAATATTATTTTTTTACTATTTTTACTTTTTTGCTATTGAAATATTCTGAGATTGATATAGATATAATAGATAGGGTTATTATAAATGAGGCTAGTCATGACTGCAAAACAAGTAAAAGTATCAACTGATTACGAACCAACGTCAAAAGAAGAGTTTATGAATGACAAAATGCTTGCTTATTTTAAGCAAAAGCTTTTGGATTGGCGTCGTGAGCTTGTGCGTGAATCGAGTGAAACATTGATTTCAATGCAGGATGATGGCGGCATGCAAGAGCCAGATTCTGTTGATAGAGCTTCTGCAGAAACAGATCGTTTCCATCTTCTCAGAACAAGAGATCGCGAAAGAAAGCTGCTTAATAAGATTGACCAGGCTTTAAAGCGCATTGAAGATGGATCATATGGATATTGTGAAGTCACCGGTGATCCGATTGGCGTTGAGCGCTTAAAGGCGCGTCCGATTGCGACCATGAGTCTTGAAGCGCAAGAGATGCATGAGCGGAAAGAAAAAGTCTATCGCGACGAGTGAGTTTTTTCGGTTACCCCAGACTTCCGGCAGGATATTTCTCTATTCGTTATTCAGAGCCACACCCTAGAGGTGTGGCGTGGAATCTCTAGGATATAACAAATAAGTCCAGTTTATATTGATACTTTGCAGAGATTCCACGCCACCTCTTAATGAGGTGGCTCTGAATGACGATTCTTTGAATTCAATATCAAAGTTGATAACAATTACAGCACTTGTTAAAGCGTTCTCATCTTACGGATGAGTTCTTTTTCAACGTGCGGTGAGACGAATTTAGAAATATCGCCTTTGAGCAGGCAGACTTCTTTCACAAAACGAGATGAGATGAATTGATATTGTTCTGATGCCATCAGGAACACTGTTTCAATTGACGTGTTGAGCCGGGCATTCATGCCTGCCATCTGGAATTCGTAATCAAAATCTGTAAAGGCTCTGAGGCCGCGAATCAAGATATCGGCGTTGTTTTGTTCTGCAAAATGCATAAGTAGAATGCCAAAATCTTTCACTTTGATGCGAGAATCATCAACATCAGTTGCGATTCGAATTTCTTCTTTCACGAGTGAAACACGTTCTTCTGATGAAAAGATCGGACCTTTGCGGTCGTTCGAGGCAACGCCGATGATTAAATGATCAACGATCTTGAGCGATCTGCGAATGATGTCCATATGTCCGTGCGTGATTGGGTCGAACGTCCCTGGATAGATTCCACATAATCCCTTTTTCAATTTAATCTCCTTTTGGTTCACATATAGCCATTAGAGAAACGCCAAAAGGGAATTTTATCTTTGGGACAAAAAATCTCTCTAAGCCAAAAATCATTTTTAATGCAGAATTTATAATTGGGTTCACAGGACTGGAATCGGATTGAGGATTCTGCTGATCAATCCCACTTACCATCACTTTTAATTGTCGTATAGACCATATAACCGGGAAGAGGAAAAAGTTAAAATAGGAGATGTAATTTACATGATATTCAGCTTTTTCAAAAAGTTGTTTTAAATCAGATTGATTATAACGGCGCTTATGGTGCACAAAGATATCGTGAGAAGACCATAGAAATTGAAATGCTGGGACGGTGATTAAAATTTTTCCACCAGATTTGAGCTGTTTTCTGAGCACTTGGAGTGTTTGGAAATCATCTTGAATGTGTTCTAACACATCAAACATCACGATCAGATCAAATTTTTTGCCTTTAAAGGTTAGATCCTCAGGGAGACTCCCTTTTTGAACATCTTTGGCAAGGCCTAATTGTTGTGTATACTCAACAGCAATGTCGTGTGAATCTGTTGCATAAACAGTACCATATTTAACCAGCACTTCTAGATTGGCGCCAACGCCAGATCCAACTTCCAATATTTCTATCGGTCTTGTGAAGTTAAGACTTAAAATAACCTTTGAGATAATATTGCGCCTTGCAGCGTACCACCAATGATCCTTCTGGATCTTAGCCATTATGTGGTATTCCAAGATATTCATCAGTCCTCACTTAGTATTTTTATTGACCCATTATACGTCACTTTGAGTGATAAAAATACTGAAATATACGTAATGGGCCTTTATGAACTTGTTGACACTTTCATCATGAACGCGTTAGAATTTGACTCGTCTTCATTAGAATTACATAAAAAGTATAAAATGACCTTCTATACAACATTTGAAAAAACCCTTGCAGCCAAAAGAGTATTTATTACTGGACATACAGGATTCACGGGGTCTTGGGCATCTTTATGGCTTCAGTCCATTGGTTCTCAAATATCTGGTTTTTCGCTGCCTCCAGAAACATCGCCATCTCTGTTTGATGAGTTGAAGCTTGCTGAAGCAATACCCACGACTTTTGGAGATATTTGTGATTTTGAAACTTTGAAAGATGCAATTGCTTCCTTTCAACCTGATCTTATATTGCATCTTGCAGCACAACCTCTTGTGCGTCGTTCATACAAAGAGCCATTGAGAACTTTCTTAGTTAATGCACAAGGCACGGCTCATGTCCTTGAGGCTGCAAGGCAGGTAAAAAGTGTTAAGGGTGTTTTGTGTATTACAACAGATAAAGTCTATAAAAATAATGAATGGCCCTGGTCTTATCGCGAGAATGACCCTCTCGGTGGAAAAGATCCATATAGTGCTTCAAAAGCTTCAGCTGAAATGGTTATCCAAAGCTATATGTCTTCTTATCCATGGCAGGAAGATCAAGGTCCAGCAATTGCGATTGCACGTGGAGGAAACATCATTGGTGGTGGTGATTGGTCAGAGGATAGGCTCATTCCTGATTTTGTAAGGTCTGTGACACAAAATCATCCAATGACCTTGCGGTATCCTGATGCAACAAGACCGTGGCAACATGTTTTGTCTCTTGTCCATGGCTATTTCATGATTCTTGCGGGATTGATAGAAGATCCTGCTTTAGTCTCGAGAGCTTGGAATTTAGGGCCAGAAGAGTTAAAACAATATTCTGTGCGTGATGTTCTTGAACGAATGGCACAGCATTGGAAAAGACCTGATTTGAATTATATGGACGCGCCACTGCCTGAAGCTTGTGC includes:
- a CDS encoding enoyl-CoA hydratase; the protein is MTKSYNTLIIETINQHVGLIQLNRPQALNALCDELMEELSEVLKVFEADPAIRVMVLMGSEKAFAAGADIKEMAGKNYVDAYLNNFIRGSWANVADCRKPVIAAVSGYALGGGCELAMMCDFIIAADNAKFGQPEITIGTIPGAGGTQRLTRFVGKSKAMEMCLTGRMIDATEAERSGLVSRVVPLADLRSEAILVAEKIASFSMLPVMMIKESVNRAYETTLEEGLNFEARNFHATFATKDQKEGMAAFAEKRKPQFKDQ
- a CDS encoding dienelactone hydrolase family protein gives rise to the protein MTKSISMVQLSKDFPDFKGLLGVPDQENAPGLLIIQEIFGINHVMHELVEHYTSLGYLTLCPDLFWRFQPGIVLDDRIAEDWKEASHYYQHFSVDQGIEDLKIGLNYLKNHDSCSGKVGSVGFCLGGRLAFLMSTRSDVDCSVSYYGVALDQNLNEASQIKNPLLCHLAELDQFVPAVVQTQILKCFAGSRLVTCLQYKGMDHAFARKGGSHYNQQEAERANQITQTFLQTHLR
- the dksA gene encoding RNA polymerase-binding protein DksA, with protein sequence MTAKQVKVSTDYEPTSKEEFMNDKMLAYFKQKLLDWRRELVRESSETLISMQDDGGMQEPDSVDRASAETDRFHLLRTRDRERKLLNKIDQALKRIEDGSYGYCEVTGDPIGVERLKARPIATMSLEAQEMHERKEKVYRDE
- the coaD gene encoding pantetheine-phosphate adenylyltransferase, translated to MKLKKGLCGIYPGTFDPITHGHMDIIRRSLKIVDHLIIGVASNDRKGPIFSSEERVSLVKEEIRIATDVDDSRIKVKDFGILLMHFAEQNNADILIRGLRAFTDFDYEFQMAGMNARLNTSIETVFLMASEQYQFISSRFVKEVCLLKGDISKFVSPHVEKELIRKMRTL
- a CDS encoding class I SAM-dependent methyltransferase, whose protein sequence is MAKIQKDHWWYAARRNIISKVILSLNFTRPIEILEVGSGVGANLEVLVKYGTVYATDSHDIAVEYTQQLGLAKDVQKGSLPEDLTFKGKKFDLIVMFDVLEHIQDDFQTLQVLRKQLKSGGKILITVPAFQFLWSSHDIFVHHKRRYNQSDLKQLFEKAEYHVNYISYFNFFLFPVIWSIRQLKVMVSGIDQQNPQSDSSPVNPIINSALKMIFGLERFFVPKIKFPFGVSLMAICEPKGD
- the rfbG gene encoding CDP-glucose 4,6-dehydratase, coding for MTFYTTFEKTLAAKRVFITGHTGFTGSWASLWLQSIGSQISGFSLPPETSPSLFDELKLAEAIPTTFGDICDFETLKDAIASFQPDLILHLAAQPLVRRSYKEPLRTFLVNAQGTAHVLEAARQVKSVKGVLCITTDKVYKNNEWPWSYRENDPLGGKDPYSASKASAEMVIQSYMSSYPWQEDQGPAIAIARGGNIIGGGDWSEDRLIPDFVRSVTQNHPMTLRYPDATRPWQHVLSLVHGYFMILAGLIEDPALVSRAWNLGPEELKQYSVRDVLERMAQHWKRPDLNYMDAPLPEACALALDSSLARNKLNWQATWNTEQVIEKTASWYRDYYKTPNKALKITVNQINAFREGLVL